The DNA sequence CAAGGCTAGTAGGCTTTTCCTCGGGCAGGAATTCAAAATTCAGGTAAAGAAGCTCCATGAGCAGTTTGATTTGGAATATGGGGTTCACAGGCAAATGCATTTGAATGCCAAGTGGGTGCAGCAATATCAATCCAAAGATGCGGTCTTCTCTTGGGAGTTTTTACCACATCAGCCTCAATATCAGGAAAATGAAGCAACGGTGGATTTTCCGTGCTTCGAGGCGGCTTATCACAAATTGGTCATGGAATTGACTGACCTACAGGTAAGGTCTGTAAGATCAGCCCAAGGAGCTACGAAAATTCGTCATATTTTCGTAGATGGAGGATTTGTCGATAACGATCTCTATCTGAAACTATTGGCCCTCAAAATGCCGGATATGACCATCACCGCTATTCGATCTCCACTTGGTTCCGCCTTGGGTGCAGCTTGGGTGATGGGAAATCACAAGCCAGAGCACCTTAGCCATCATTTGACCCTTTCACCTATCCAAGTCCCTGTCCTATGAAGGTAGCCTTATTCATTCCATGCTATGTCAATCAATTCTACCCAGAGGTGGGCATCGCCACCCTTCAACTTTTGGAGCGCCTAGGCTGTGAGGTAGCATATCCCGAGGGCCAGACCTGTTGCGGGCAACCTTTGGCCAATACAGGGCTAGCGCATGAAGCAGCTGGAGCCTATCGACACTTTACCCAGACTTTTCAAGGGTATGAATACATCGTCACTCCCAGTGCCAGTTGTACCCACCATGTCCGACACCATTTCGATACGATCGACCAAACTCCGGCAGTCAAGGAGGTCAGATCGCGAATCTTCGATTTGACGGAATTCTTGGTAGACGAACTACAAGTAAAGCAACTGTCGGCTCGATTCCCTTATCGGGTGGGTCTTCACCGAAGCTGTCACGGTCTACGGGGCATGCGGATGGCCAAATGCTCCGAGCAGGCTATTTCACCATTTTCGAAATGGGAGTTTCTCCTTTCTATGGTGGATGGAATTGAATTGGTGGACCTGAATCGAAGGGATGAGTGCTGCGGATTTGGGGGCACATTTGCGGTATCTGAACAGGCTCTATCCGTCAAAATGGGCAAAGATCGGCTCTCTGACCATCTGAATGCGGAAGCCGAATTTATCACCTCTGGCGATATGTCTTGCCTCATGCACCTGGAAGGAATCGCCAGACGAAACCACTCCCCCATCCGAACCATTCACCTTGCAGAAATCTTGAATCACACGATATGAGCTCCTCTCACGCACAGGCAGCAGAAGCCTTTATCCGACAGGAGGCCAGAACAGACTGGCACGATGAATCCCTTTGGATGATCCGCCAAAAACGAGATCAAAGCGCACATGCCATTCCCGAATGGGAAACCCTCCGAAATTTGGCTTCACAAATCAAAGAACATACCCTCAGCCATCTAGCGGAATATTTGGAGCAATTCGAGGCGAATGCCCTCGCACATGGAATCCGAGTCCATTGGGCGGAAAATGCTCAGCGCCACAACGAGATTGTCACTGACATTCTTCAACAAAGAAATGCGCAGAAAATCGTCAAAAGCAAGTCCATGCTCACAGAGGAATGCCACCTCAACGAACATTTGGAGAAGCATGGAATTCAAGTCGTTGATACGGATCTGGGGGAAAGAATCATCCAGTTGAAGGGCGAGTCTCCCAGTCACATCGTCCTGCCTGCCATTCACCTCAAAAAGGAGGAAGTGGGCGAAGTTTTCCACCAAAAACTGGGCACAGAAAAAGGAGCCTCAGATCCAACATACCTGACAGAATCCGCTCGTCAGCATCTTCGTGCCGAATTCCTAGAAGCTGATGCAGCCATTACAGGGGTTAACTTTGGGGTGGCAGAAACGGGTGGTGTCGTCATTTGCACGAATGAAGGCAATGCAGATTTGGGGGTTCATGCCGCTCCGATTCAAATCCACTGCATGGGCATCGAAAAGCTCATTCCCCTTCAGGAGCATTTGGGAATATTCACACGCCTACTGGCAAGAAGTGCAACGGGACAACCGGTTACGATCTACACTTCCCATTATCAAAAGCCGAGGTCAGGTACGGAAATGCACATCGTCTTGGTGGATAATGGTCGTAGCACCCACTTGGCTAAACCCTCTTTTCGACATGCGCTCAAATGCATTCGTTGCGGTGCCTGCATGAATACCTGTCCGATCTATCGAAGAAGCGGAGGGCACAGCTACAGACACACGATCCCGGGTCCTATTGGTTCCATTCTAACTCCAGGCATCGATCTCAAGCAATTCAGCGACCTCCCTTTTGCCAGCACGTTGTGTGGTTCCTGCTCGGATGTGTGCCCAGTCAAAATCAATATCCATGAGCAGCTCTACCAATGGCGTCAGGAAATCGCCCAAGCGGGTCATCTTCCTCCGTCCAAAACTTTTCCCATGAAGATTGCGGGGAGACTGTTTCAATCTCCCGTGATATTCGATGTATTGGGCAAACTGGGCAGGAAGGCCCTGAACATGCTCCCGAGATGGGTCACCTATGGTCCTTGGAATGCTTGGGGCAAAGGAAGAGAGCTACCCATTTCTCCCAAAACGACATTCAGCGATTGGTACAAACAACAGTCCCATGAAAAATCTTGACAAATCTCGCATCTTATCTGCAATCGACCGGGCGGGTATGCCCAAAGTGCCATTGCCCAAAATCCCCGTCTTCGATCCACCGGCAAGCCCATTGGAGCAATTCGAAGCCTCCATCGCCAGTGCAAAAGGCAATACCATCAGATGCCAGATCTGGGAATTTCCCCAACTGGTTAAAGATTGGATAGCGAATTCCTGTTCCTCGGGTGCTTTTGTCCTATCTGGAATCGATAGTTTGACAGGATACGCTGATTTCAAAGATCTTCCTGAGACGGCCCAACAGTTGGCCCATCTTGATATAGCGGTCTTGGAGGGGAAATTTGGGGTGGCTGAAAATGGGGCGATCTGGCTTCCGGAATCTGTTATGGGCCATCGATCTGTACCCTTCATTTGTCAGCATCTCATCTTGGTCATTCCCACATCTACGATTGCCCCAAATATGCACGAGGCCTACAAACGAATTTCGCTCAAGGACTGTGGGTATGGGGTATTCATTGGCGGGCCTTCCAAAACGGCTGATATCGAGCAATCTCTGGTGGTAGGAGCTCACGGCCCTAGGAGTCTGACGGTGTTTTTGCTGGAATAATACCCGCTATCTCTAGGTGATTGTCATTATCATCTGCGATCAACCCAATCAGAAATCAGCCATCAAAACCTAGATTTCCCAATCTATTTTCAAAAAGAAAGCCACCCGCATTTCACTGAATGCTACAGGAGAGATTGGGGAACCATGAAGGCTGGATCGAACGAAAGATATCTAGCCTTCTTCCAGCGGCAGACCACAAAACCAAACTGTCCGGGTTTCCCAAATGTTATACTCCTGTTCCTGGTCTTGAACATCTAAAATCGGAAAGACTAGCTTTCCTGTTTTCAGGTCTCTGAGCGCCCATGGAATGCGGTCAAATTGCGATTCGTATATTTCATTATCTACTGCCCAGGCCATTCCTGAATTGAGATGTAGCATCACTTGAAAAGTGAGAGGCCCACTAGCCCTTCCTAGATTTTGCCTAATGACCAAGAAGGAGTCTGTATCCTGAGAAAATCCTCGAACGAATATGATACAAAAGCTTGTGTCTGCGAATCTTTCCATGAAATGAGCCCTCTCGGTATCAGCACTTGTGAAATTAGAGTAACCAAAATTCAGAGAAACGGAATCCCCATTTAGGGTAATTCGCTCTTTTCCATCTCCTACCTCAAGGGACAATCGATAGCTGCCATATTGCCAAAACACAGAAGCAGATTGATTGGGAGAATAAACCTTCCATTCCCCTTTGATTGCTTCTCCTTCCAATGTTTGATAATGCTTTTGCACGTGATCCGGCAGAGCATACTCTCTATTGAACACCCTACCTTCAGATGGATTGGCAGGATCGATAGTTGTGGATTTCAACCACATACATGCATCCAAGGGGATGAGATTTCGGGGTTGAGAAAAAAGCGATATCGAGAGGAAGCAGAAACAGACTAACGGAAAAATAGTTTTCATTAATCAATGAGATTAAGATGGCGTTTCTTACGAAGGATTAAATATATGAATTTCATGAATCATTCTGAACGCCAATTTCTCCTACTAAACCGATGAATATCACAAAGGTCCTTGCCTAGCATTTTTCGCTCCACAAACTCAAATCCAACTCTCCGGTAAAAGCGAATCGCATCTACATTGCTGGATACTGGATCTATCCAAATTTCCTGAACTTCCGGAAACTGAAAACACCAGCGAAACGCATGCTTCATCATTTGTGTCCCATATCCTTTCCCTAGATATTCAGGAGGCCCAATCCAAATATCCAATGTCCTAATTCCTTCGGGAAGATCTCCCCAGTATTGCTCCGGCTCCTTTTGCGGGTCAATGATTTGCAAAAACCCAAAAGGGATTCCATCGGGATCTTCCACGATCCACATCACCCGCCAATCCTCGAATTCAGTCAATTCCTCGGGTTCCCAGATTTCGGTTTCATGCGGATCACTCGCAATCACATGTGGCTCACGATCCCATGCCCTGAGCATTTCTAAATCATCTATATCGGGGGTTCTGAAATGGAGCATGACCTTGAGACTGAACAATTCATCTCAAGATAACGAATTGTCGCCTGCTCATTTGCTATGGATCAACAAGCTGTTGCAATATTTCCGCTTGCAAGGCATGCTCTTCCATCAACAAATGCCCTGCTCCTGACTTCACCCTCAGATTCGCATCGGGCAAAAGCCTTTTCCATGCATGCGCCCCCTGAATGGGAGACAAGGTATCCTCTGTCCCATGCCAAACATGTACAGGACACTCAATTCGATTCAAGGGCAGATTCCAAGGATTGGCAAGGAGATTCATGTCCTTGATATGTCCCGCTGCCCCCTGCCGAAATGCCTCCTTGAGATGTTCAACCAAGAACTCCATCTCTCCAGTTGCGCGTAACCGTTCCATAATCTGTTGATCTGCTTCGCACAATTGACGGTTCATTTGGGCCAAAACTGCTTCAGGGTCCTTGAGCAGGTTTTTGGCAAATTGATTGCTGCCCCATTTTGCCAACCAAGGCATATATTTTAGCGCCCAAAAACCCCATCGATTCGCTCTGGCCATCCCTGTGCGATCCTGTTCGGTTTCAGGAGGAGCGACACTTGCCATCAGCGAAAGGGATCGAAAACGTTCTGATGCCATACTTGCACAAGCGGCGGCGAACGCACCTCCCCCCGATACTCCTCCCACATGTACCGATTCAAGCCCCAGAAAATCCAAAAGCGAGACCACATCCTTTACCCAGCTAGCATAACTCGCCTGCGGATTGGGAGAGGAGCGCCCATATCCCGGGCGTTCTGGACAAATCACCTGAATGCCTAATTCATAGTAAATCGACTCATCCGTTGAAATCCGGGAACCGGGCGTCCCATGATGAAGTACCCAAGGGATTCCATCTTCGGGACCATACACCGAAAAACTCAGCATTCGTCCATCGGGAAGTGGGACAAGCGTTTCCGCCTCAGACAAAGTGTCTGTGGTCATCGGTTTTTGAGACATACTTTAGTGCTTTTTAGGGGGCTATCACATGAAGAATCGCTTCGGCAGAAACAGGATCAGGTGTAAACGTCCACCTCCGGCCCTTCACAGGCGGAACCAACCGGTAGATCTCGACCCCGATTTCGGGGTCATAGTCAGGCAGGCATTCCCGTTCAAAGAAACTCAACAGCTGGGAAAAGGTGGCGTCTCGTTTTATCAGCAAGGTCTGATCATGGGGTGCCAAATCCATGAAAGAATCATAGATCTGCTTGAATGCAGCCGGAGATAACCCAACATGCTTCTTAAACGCTCGCGTGAAGGTCTCGTAATTGGCATACCCCAGCATCGTCGCCACATCCAGAACTGACAGGCTTGGCAGCAGCGATATGCTTTCCTGAATCTTGAGCGCCTCCCCGTATTGGCAAGGCGTGAGCCCCATTTCCCGCTTGAATTGCCGATACAATTGCACTTGGGACAGGCAAGCCATATCTGCCAGTTCAGCCATATTCAACGGCCGATCCACATGCAGATCGAGATAGTTCCGTACCAATTCGATGGACTTCATATTCCAAATGTAGGCAACAAATCCGAAGGAGATATGACGTTTTCTTTCGTTTTGGGGGAAAGGAAAGGGGAGCCTACCATTCTCCTCCGAGCGATTCGACAGATTCGTATTCTAGCAGTAAGTCATTCAAAACCAAAAACCTACGAATTACCCGGATGCACAATAGCGCCGAGATTGCCATGATCAGAAGCGGAATGCCTCCAATAGCCTTGGTCCTTAATGCGCTTTGGGAATCACCGATATCCAGCATTGGCAGAAATGTAATTATGTTCAACATTCCACCTACGATCCAGCAAATCCACCATCCCCGAACAACCCCTGGTATCCACTTGGAGGGAGGATTGGAAATGGCACCATGTTCGGTCAACTTCCGATGGGTCTTTTCGAAAAACTCACACATGATTCGGAAGGGGACCCACAGATTCACCAGAGGAATGAACCAGCTTCCAATCGCCCAACCTTGCGCTCTATCTGTCTCTCCGGTCAATATATTGAGGTTCTGATAAGCACGAGAAAACCACATCAGGAATATAATCCCGCAAACCAGAAACGCCAATTGGTACACATTGGTCAGCAGAAATTCGGCCACGAAATATATCTGGGTAGTTTGATTCATAAATAGGACCGCAGACTTCATTTCGGGGGATAGATCATCTGCCCCGTTTGAAAATATCAGCCAGCCAATTGGTGCCAAAATGGCCCGGACGATCAGGATCACCAGGACGATCCTCAACGCGATTATGGCGGAATGGGCACGTTGGTCATTAGATGCTAATCTAGAAATTTCGATGTATTTCATATTATTTATTCTATGGAAAATTACGAAATCAGATTTACAACTACTATATTTTCCTGAAATGAGTTGACATTTCCCATACAAAACGAATGAATAACCGATCCAGATGGCACCTCGATTTACCGATCCTGCACTTGCCCTGCCATCATTTCCATGACCTGCTCCATTACGACATCTCTGCCAGCCAGCCATGTATCAACCGTGACTCCTACCTTCAAATCGGGCATGAG is a window from the Pontibacter sp. G13 genome containing:
- a CDS encoding lactate utilization protein B: MSSSHAQAAEAFIRQEARTDWHDESLWMIRQKRDQSAHAIPEWETLRNLASQIKEHTLSHLAEYLEQFEANALAHGIRVHWAENAQRHNEIVTDILQQRNAQKIVKSKSMLTEECHLNEHLEKHGIQVVDTDLGERIIQLKGESPSHIVLPAIHLKKEEVGEVFHQKLGTEKGASDPTYLTESARQHLRAEFLEADAAITGVNFGVAETGGVVICTNEGNADLGVHAAPIQIHCMGIEKLIPLQEHLGIFTRLLARSATGQPVTIYTSHYQKPRSGTEMHIVLVDNGRSTHLAKPSFRHALKCIRCGACMNTCPIYRRSGGHSYRHTIPGPIGSILTPGIDLKQFSDLPFASTLCGSCSDVCPVKINIHEQLYQWRQEIAQAGHLPPSKTFPMKIAGRLFQSPVIFDVLGKLGRKALNMLPRWVTYGPWNAWGKGRELPISPKTTFSDWYKQQSHEKS
- a CDS encoding alpha/beta hydrolase encodes the protein MSQKPMTTDTLSEAETLVPLPDGRMLSFSVYGPEDGIPWVLHHGTPGSRISTDESIYYELGIQVICPERPGYGRSSPNPQASYASWVKDVVSLLDFLGLESVHVGGVSGGGAFAAACASMASERFRSLSLMASVAPPETEQDRTGMARANRWGFWALKYMPWLAKWGSNQFAKNLLKDPEAVLAQMNRQLCEADQQIMERLRATGEMEFLVEHLKEAFRQGAAGHIKDMNLLANPWNLPLNRIECPVHVWHGTEDTLSPIQGAHAWKRLLPDANLRVKSGAGHLLMEEHALQAEILQQLVDP
- a CDS encoding GNAT family N-acetyltransferase, with the translated sequence MLHFRTPDIDDLEMLRAWDREPHVIASDPHETEIWEPEELTEFEDWRVMWIVEDPDGIPFGFLQIIDPQKEPEQYWGDLPEGIRTLDIWIGPPEYLGKGYGTQMMKHAFRWCFQFPEVQEIWIDPVSSNVDAIRFYRRVGFEFVERKMLGKDLCDIHRFSRRNWRSE
- a CDS encoding AraC family transcriptional regulator, yielding MKSIELVRNYLDLHVDRPLNMAELADMACLSQVQLYRQFKREMGLTPCQYGEALKIQESISLLPSLSVLDVATMLGYANYETFTRAFKKHVGLSPAAFKQIYDSFMDLAPHDQTLLIKRDATFSQLLSFFERECLPDYDPEIGVEIYRLVPPVKGRRWTFTPDPVSAEAILHVIAP
- a CDS encoding LUD domain-containing protein; this encodes MKNLDKSRILSAIDRAGMPKVPLPKIPVFDPPASPLEQFEASIASAKGNTIRCQIWEFPQLVKDWIANSCSSGAFVLSGIDSLTGYADFKDLPETAQQLAHLDIAVLEGKFGVAENGAIWLPESVMGHRSVPFICQHLILVIPTSTIAPNMHEAYKRISLKDCGYGVFIGGPSKTADIEQSLVVGAHGPRSLTVFLLE
- a CDS encoding DUF4328 domain-containing protein; the encoded protein is MKYIEISRLASNDQRAHSAIIALRIVLVILIVRAILAPIGWLIFSNGADDLSPEMKSAVLFMNQTTQIYFVAEFLLTNVYQLAFLVCGIIFLMWFSRAYQNLNILTGETDRAQGWAIGSWFIPLVNLWVPFRIMCEFFEKTHRKLTEHGAISNPPSKWIPGVVRGWWICWIVGGMLNIITFLPMLDIGDSQSALRTKAIGGIPLLIMAISALLCIRVIRRFLVLNDLLLEYESVESLGGEW
- a CDS encoding (Fe-S)-binding protein codes for the protein MKVALFIPCYVNQFYPEVGIATLQLLERLGCEVAYPEGQTCCGQPLANTGLAHEAAGAYRHFTQTFQGYEYIVTPSASCTHHVRHHFDTIDQTPAVKEVRSRIFDLTEFLVDELQVKQLSARFPYRVGLHRSCHGLRGMRMAKCSEQAISPFSKWEFLLSMVDGIELVDLNRRDECCGFGGTFAVSEQALSVKMGKDRLSDHLNAEAEFITSGDMSCLMHLEGIARRNHSPIRTIHLAEILNHTI